Genomic DNA from Shewanella woodyi ATCC 51908:
AATTGGCCTCGTACTGTGTTTGGCGTCAATAACCTCTCTATTAGCGATACTAAAAGTCATATGGAGTTAGAGACAATAGTTGAGAGCAAAAACAAACTAGTGTTGGATGCGCTTTCATCGATGAGAGGTTTTATTCCTGATTATGTTAGTCAATCAAATAGTTCCGTTTTCTCTATGGGACTAGGTATAGACCTCAATGAATTAGTTCCCTCGTTGACATCCATCTGGGACGATATGCTAACTCCTCAATACCAGTGTCAGGTACTACAGGAGATGCAGGGCGAGATGTCAGGTCAAAGTCCGGCAATGCTAGGCATGTTCACGGGAATGGCCAATGGTGTGAAAGGTATTGCGGCTTCAGTTATCGATTATAAGTTTAGTGATGATCAAGATAATCCTGCACTTGAAAGTGTGGATGCGATCATCAGTTTATCCGCTGATAACCCAAGTATGCTGTTTAATATGGTGAAGCCTTTCGCCCCAGAACTTGCTGATATTGAGTTGAAAGATAATGGCGAGCCTGTCGATCTCTCCTATCTGCTTCCTCTTCCGCCTGAGTTTGGTGTTAAGCCTAAGATGGCAGTAAAAGGTAACCACTTAGTTATTTTTAGTGGAGAAGAGGGAGAGGCTAAGGCTGAAGAGCTTGCTGCTGAAACATTGAAGAGTAATGGCCTTTACACTGCAACTGTGGACTATGGCAAGATGATCACGCCTTTGGTTGCACTTGCAGAGCTAAGTGGAGAGCCGATGCCTGAAGAGTTAGCAATGATGAAAGATTATAATATGCAGCTAAAAATGTCGTTGGATATTAACCAACAGGGTATCGTTTTCGATTCCGTGGTGGATAATAAAGCGACCCCTGCTGGTCAATAATACTAAATTTGATAGTTGAGCCAGCTAAGCTGGCTCTTTTTTTTTAAGGGGCTGTTAAGTTATGCTAATAGCGGGTATGTTTTTAAAAGCCAATGAAGTGCGTATAGTGACGCTAGCGGGTTCTCGAGTGAGCCATCAACTGGTTGCACCTAAGGTTAATAAATTCACATTAGTGAAAAACCCAAGTCAGAGTGAAGTTGCTCAGTTCGGCGAAGCCATTGTTGCATACTGTGATGATCACAAGGTTGAGTTGATCGTATTAAACCGAAGAGCTACGTCGGGCCAAGGTGCTGGTGGCGCGGGAACCTTCTTAATGGAGGGGGTTATCTTAGCATTGGCAAGGATAAATGTTGAACTGGTACACCCTGCAACCGTTAGGGCAACAGATAAGAGAAACGCTGAGTTTAAAGATTTAAAGCCTAAAACGGTCGATCTTGGCAAAGCTTATGACTTAGCATTTGAATTTCTTACTTAATAATATGAGCTTATTGAAGTTTTCTTTTAGAGAAACGCCCAGTTTGTTCAGTTTAGGATCATTTTTATTTGATGATTGCAGGGTTTAATATTCCATCTATGCCTTAAGTAAGGTATAAGGGCGCTATGAAAATTCCGAAACGTATCCAGCCTCTCGTTGATGAAGGCTTAGTAGATGAAGTCCTTCGTCCATTGATGAGTGGCAAAGAAGCCGATGTCTTCGTTGTCCGCAGCGGTGGCGATGTTCGTTGTGCAAAAATTTATAAAGAAGCCGAAAAGCGTAGCTTTAAGCAGGCGGTTCAATATCGTGAAGGGCGTAAGAGTCGTAACAGTCGTCGCTCTCGTGCGATGGAGAAAGGCTCTAAATTTGGTCGCAGTGAGCAGGAATCTGCTTGGCAAAATGCTGAAGTGGATGCCCTCTATCGTTTAGCTCATGCCGGTGTTCGTGTTCCACAGCCTTACGGTTGTTTCGACGGTGTGCTCTTAATGGAGCTTATTACCGACGATGAAGGATTTGTGGCGCCACGTTTAAATGATGTCAGTTTGTCATCAGAGCAGGCGCTTGAGCAACACAAGGCTGTGATGAAAGATGTGCAGCGCATGTTATGTGCAGGCCTCATTCATGGCGACCTTTCAGAGTTTAATGTTCTGTTAGACAGCTCAGGGCCTGTGATTATCGACCTTCCCCAAGCGGTTGATGCGGCGGCCAATAACAACGCTAAGCGTATGTTAGAGCGTGATGTAAACAACATGACTCAGTACTATGGGCAATTTGCACCTGAGCTTTTGGGCAGTAAATACGCCAAAGAGATGTGGGCACTTTTTGAGTCTGGAAAGCTAACGCCTGATGTTGAGCTAACGGGTAAATTCAAAGAGAGCACTAAGGCTGCTGATGTGGACTCTGTACTTGCAGAGATTGAAGCGGCCTTTGATGAGGAGCAGGAACGTAAAGAGCGTATCCGTGAGGCTGCTGAAGGCTAAATTTAACAGGTTCTAGCTCCAAAGAGCTAGAACCTCATATCTAGCCGTTAGTCTGTGGCTAACTGCTTTTCTCTATCCCTAACTCTTTGAGGGTTGCCGCAATATCCTCTGCTGCCGTTTCGGCATTGATATCTTCATCTATCTTTAAAATCTTACCATCTTTGCCTATGTAAAAAGTGACTCTGCTTGCTACTCGAACAAAGTTGAGTACATCATAAGCTTTGGCTGTCTCTTTGGTTGGATCGCTTAACATGGGGAAGTCAGCTTTCTGTTTCTCAGCAAAATCTTGGTTGTCCTCTAAGTCATCGACACTTGCCATCATATATACCGCATTATATTCACGGATCAGGTGGCCCTTCTGCACTAGAGAGCGACACTCAAGGGTGCAGCCATGGGTATTTGCCATTGGATACCAGGCAAGCACCAATGTTTGTTTACCTAGGTAGTCGCTGAGTTGATAGAAGTGACCATTGGTGGATTGAAGCTTAAAGTTTGGCGCCATATCACCCACTTTTAGATCGCTCGCTATGGCACTTAATGGACTGGTAAATATTAAGACTAATATTAATTTTAGAAAAACTTTCATGTTAACTAGGCCTGTCAGTTTTAGTGGAATGTGATTAGATTAGCATATTTACCTCTTAAGGGATTACACCCCCAAGGGTAAGTTGTAAGTGAGGCTCTCCCTCTACCAGTGTGCTGAGCTGTTCACCGGATTCAATGGTAAGTTGCTGTTGAAGTGTTTTTATCGGATCAAACTGTTTAATGATTATTTCGCTATGAATCTGGATCAGTGTCTCTGAGATAACACTAGGGGTGAGTGTTATTGTAACTTGCTCATTGTCGAGTAGAAGAGCGGAGTCTGACAAACTTGATTTAGCCGCTTCGATTAAGCATTTGCCATCGAGCTCTAGCTTTATGGTCAACTCAAGTTTGAGCTTGTTATCTAGCTCAAATTGGTCGGCTTGTTTTCGGTATTGTGCGTTAAGGTAAAATCCGCCTATTGGGCTGCTCATTGAGATATTCCATTATGCTTAATTGGCTACTTTATATTGAAACAGCAATATCTGTTTTTACTAATATGTTCACCAGCTTACTATGCATTTTTGCTGTTTTCTAGTTCAATAAGAAAGTTTGCATAATTTATCCAGTCTATCACTAATGCTTTAATCAGCATCTGCGTACCGGGATCTGTCTGAGGGTTTAGCTCTCTTATTTTTAGTTGTTCAACCACACGCCTAACATCTAGTGGTTCTAAGTCTACCCTGAAGTTGTCTTTTGGGCTTGGGTTGTTATCCACTTGAGGATTGAGTGGTGCAAACATCTGATTCTGAACAAGGAGTGCTAACTTAGGGTTAGTATCTCTCAAAATAGCGACTGTCATGCGCAGTGCGCCGCGGTTAAAGGTATCGGCTTTGAGTATAAACTTTTCCTTTTTTGCCATGGTGAATGTTGCTCCTGATGATGGACGCGTATATACCCAAACAACTTCAAGATGCAGGATTCAGCATGTCGAGAAGTGACAGAGTTCAAGGCATGAAATAGTAGGACTAGTTATTCTAATTCAATATTTCATAACACAGAAAAATGTTGCTTCTCGCCATGCCCTTCGGGAGCTCCCGTAGAATCGCTGCACTGTGTTAGTGATATCAACAAGGGAATAACCATTATCCTCAATCACTGCCTTGTTCAGCTATCCTACGGGGGCTCTGAAACGAGCATCTTGAGGTAGCTTGGGTATATCTAATTGTTTTATGCCTATTGGTATATTTAGTGTAACTCAATTGCTTATGGCTGTGACAAAACTCTTAGGTGTTTGCTGTGTATTTTCTGGCGAAGCTTGGTTGTTAAGCTGAGTCACTAAGCTTTGCCAGTGAAGCGGTTCACTGTCGGTAAAGGTGATGTCTGGCTCAGTGCCAACTCCGGAGATTAAAGCACCTTGGAGGTTATAGTGAAGGCTGCTGGTTAGCGCGATATTGAGCTTACTGTTAGGCAGTGTAAAGCGGTAATGCTTACCCAGATCTCCTGATGTTTTTTCACCTATTAGTGTCACTCTAGGCCAGGCTTTTGTGAGGTAGGCTATCCATTCACACTCCTGTCTGCACTGAGGGCCGATAATCAATGCGAGTCTGTTTGAGCGTTGAGCTTCACGTGCTTGTGGACGACTTTTTCTGGCATAGAGTTGGCTAAAATTATCTGAATCTTGAGTTTCAAGTTTCACTTTTATCTCTGACAGTTGTACCTGTTCGAAGAAGTTTAACTCATTGAAAGGGTGAAGATAGTCTGCTCTTAAGTAATCACTCTTAAAGTTAGAAGCACGGCGATATCGAGCTAAGGTAAAAACTGGGTTCGCAGACTCTGGGAGAGAAGGGGAGAACTCATTTGTCAGTAAGCTTAATAGCTTATCACTGTATCCTTTGGCTTGCCTAAGATCCACCACTGTAAGCGGGTTTTCGAATGCTGTTTCTAGTTGAGAAAATAGCTTCCTGTTTGTGCTGAGTTTGTCTAGGTCTGTAATCTTAATCGGATTGGTGTCTTTATCTTGGCTTTCAATGACAAGCTCTTTATAGGGGGGCTTGGTTTGGGAGTGAACGGTCAAGGTTAGCTCTTTTTTTGACTCTTCATCATTGGTGACGGTGAGAGAGACTGTGTCGCCTAGAGGTAAGCCCATCTCAGCCCTTAAAAGATCTAAACGTGAAAGCCATGTTAAGGTGAGTGCCAGATCTTCTTGCTGAGAGCTGGAGATAAATTTTCTGGCTGTTTTGAGCCAATAAGTTAGAGCAACACCATCAATATGGCTGATAAAGGGATGCTCAAGGTCGAGAGGCGTTTCGGAGTCATCTAGTGCAAGCCAAAGTTGTCCCATGGGCTTTAATGAAAAAGGCAGTTGGCCTGTGGAGTAAGTGCTTGAAGAGAGCTTGATACCTGGGTCATTGAGTTGAGCAAGCAGCTTTGCTATTTCTGCGTGAAATCGACTTGAATCTATGCCTAGTGAGTAGAGGTAGCGAAGAGAGTCAACTCGATTTTCAATACTCTGCAGAAGTAGTGGGTCAAGGGCTGAAAAAGTCGAATGCTGGCTGACCTCTGCCACTAAGGTGTCGAGATCTTGTTGCATCTGCTGGGGATTTAGACTCATTTTTGTTGTGTTATCAATCACCAAAAAACGAGAGAGCTGCAGGATACTGAGCAGCAAGCAGATGCCAAATACATTCACTACATCTTTAAAGCTAAAGTTCATATCACTCCTTGATATGTCAGTCGTTAATGGCCAACGACACTGGTACCTAAAGCCACATCAGGATGCCCGTTTTAGAGCCCCGTATAATAGCTTAGCAAGGCAGTGATTGAGGATAATACTCATTCCCTTATTGATACTTGCCCACTCAATACACTATAGCTTATCTAACCTTGCTTGAATTTATAATATCCTCCATCGTGCTCTTTATGTCTATATTTATGCCTAACGATATTAGACATAGAGCATAAGGTGTTGTGGCTGGAAGATATTTACAGAATGTCGTTGATTGATACGCCTATCCCTATACGCTGAGTATGGGAGTTGTAGTCAATTAAACTCTCTCCGTAGCCATTAAAGTACTGAGTGTAGATCCGCAGCTGTCCTATGATGGGGTAGCTCCAAGTGGCTTCAATAGCCCCATAATTTGGGTTGGAGAAGTTGTTTCTAATCATCATGGTAAATCTATGTTCGTCGATACCATAGATACCTGTGAGCTCAAAATTACCCATATAATCTGTGATATCTGGGTTGTCATCACCCTCAGGGGAGGTGGGAGTCTCTTTTTCATCTTCAGGGATACGCCACCAAACTTTGGCACCAAGAGCAAAGGGACCGCTATCAAATACCATAGTGCCGTAAATTCTATTCCAGCTACGAGAAAAGCTGCCCGATTTTCCATTTGATTTGTGAACCGCTCCAACTCCCCAGAATGAGTTCCGCAGTGGACCGACTTGCCAGTCATTGTTGAACATCATAAATATCTCTGGCTCATGGTTAGTTTCACGAAACGGTGATGAGATATCCTTGTTGTAGACCTGCCAGTAGGATTGGTTTGTGTAGGCGACGAAGAGATGACCATTATCTCCGAAGACGTTATACATTAAGGGAAATTTAAAGCTTATCTGAAATTTTGCTTCCATATTATCCAGGTCGAAGGGGTGCTCTTTGGCTTCCTCCTCGAAAGGGGCCATGTTGGGGCTGGTGTTATAGGTTGCTGGCAAAATGTAGTTAACGTTATGGGGAGTCATCACGAAAGGAAGCTCCGAGGTTGCCAGTTCATCATGCACACGTTCATCAACTAATGAGTTATTGTGTTCTCTTTCAATGGTCTTTGTGTTGTCCTCTTTAGCCGTTGCTACAGTCTTTTCTTCATGATGGGTCTCATGGTTTTTCAGATCGTGGGCATACACAGATGACGAGATAAAAAATGTGGGAAGCAGAGCTAAGAGTGAGAGCGATAGATGTATTGTGCTTTGGCTTTTCATAAGTCATCCATGAAAAATTGAGGTGATCTTTTATAAAGGGAATGTTACCTCGCAAAAATGCTTTTTAACAGTGGGATAGACAATCATCTTGCAACTTAGCAACATGTTGAACTATAGCCATAGGCTTAAATTGACTGGGATAAAGCTCAGTAGTCACCACTTAAATAACTAAATGGAATAACAGTTAATAAATAACTATTTATTAAGTTATAAGTGGCGGGGTATATTTCATACTACAGAGTCGTGTGTGGGGCAGTGAGATGGATGTAGTAACGTTACCCGGTCAAAGAGCTGGTGGAAAAGTATGGTTAGTCGGAGCAGGGCCCGGTGATGTCGAGCTGTTAACGCTTAAGGCATATCGGATCTTAAAGAGTGCCGATGTGGTACTTTTTGATGCGCTCGTCAGTGATGAAATCATGAGTCTTGTCCCACAAGATGCTGAAAAAATTGCGGTGGGAAAGCGTGCGGGTAAACATAGCGCGGCTCAAGATGAGATCAATCAGCTGTTGGTCACTAAAGGCTTTACACGTAAAAATGTGGTGCGTTTAAAGGGAGGCGACCCCTTTATTTTTGGCCGTGGTGGTGAAGAACTACAGAGCTTGGTTGAAGCAGGTCTTGAGTTCGAAGTGGTTCCTGGAATCACTGCAGCGAGTGGTACATCTGCCTATGCTGGGATCCCGCTAACTCACAGAGATTATGCTCAAGGTGTCTCTTTTATTACTGGACACTGTCAGTTAGAGAGCCGACCTATGGATTGGAAGGGTTATGCTAATCCAAATAATACCTTGGTCATCTATATGGGCATTCTTAATGCGGGACTAATCAAGTCTGGATTAATGGAAGCGGGTCGTAACGCCAATACTCCCGTCGCTATTGTCTCTAAGGCTACAACTGCCCAGCAAAAACGTTTTATCGGCACATTAGGCGAGTTGGACCTGTTAGCCTCTGATCCAGAGCTTAAGATGCCCGCTTTGATGATCATCGGCGAAGTCGTTGAACTGGCTGACACTCTTAACTGGTTTGAGCCAAAAACGGAGAGCGAACCGTTAGCCATTGGCGTTGAACTTAAAGATAGGCGTTAATCTTAGCTTAGCTACTCAATCTTAAAATCCTTGGCAAACAGAGTGCGGACTGTCTTAGCGTATTCAGGATCTGGCTTGGGCTGAATGAGCTGAGTCAGCTCGTCACCTATCGGTGTTAAGCGGTAGTAGTTAAATAGCAGATGGCCGCTTTTAGGTGTCAGCTTCATGGTCTCTGAAAGCAGAGTAAAGTTGATGGGATTCTTACTATTTAGCAAGCCAGTCTCAAACTCTCCGCGATGGAGGACCCCTGCATCAACTAAGGTCAAAATGTTGGAGTAGGGCAGACCAAAATTAGATAAACCAATATTGATTGGCGCAGATTTACGAAATATCTGACCAAACCCTCCTGTATAGCGGTAACCATAGATCAGCTTTAATCTTGCTTCACCATTCACTTTTATCGCCATTCCCAAGGCTTTTTCTAATATCTGTGCCTCTTTGTGGGTCAGCTGCTTTAGTGTCGAGAGAGTACGTAGGCTAAAGTTACCAGGGTTGGTGATCTCATTGGCTAAGATGCGCCCCCATAACTCCTGCATTTTACGGTTATGGATCTGCTCTGCAAGCTGAAAAAATTGATGGGCCCAATCAGGGTCTAGATCAACTCCTGTGACATCTGATGGCGCATGGGTTAAGGCGATAGCGTAGATGGTCTCAAGGTTTGTTTGGTACTGGCTAAGCTGTTTACGCTGCCTGTGCTCCCCTCGCTCAGCAATAGATGCACTGCCTGGTCGATAATCATCTTCACTACTTAAGCCTAATTGTCGACCCAATAGGAGTGCTTTTTTACGGGCCGACACATCGGATTGAGCCGACTTTGTCTCGGTTACTTTTACTAATTCCGCCATACTCTTTACTCTAGCCTAATACTGTTATTGATATTAGCTTAGTCTGCTTACAGGATAGATATTTTATCTCTATTATTGTTATATCAATCACTCAGAGTCGATCGCTTTTTATGCTAATGGGAATTAGCCCCCAATTTACCTCATTTCCTTGAGCCGGTATCTCAGGTATGTTTCTTGCCAGAATTAATGAACAGAGGGCGAAGCCCGCACCGATATAAAATACAGCCTGAGGTGAGTGTAGCCAAAGTAGACCAAGAGCTGCAGGTATAACGACTGCTGCGATATGGTTGATGGTAAAGCTAACGGACATGGTTGCGGCGATATCTTTGTTATCTGCAATCTTCTGAAAGTAGGTTTTGATGGCGATAGCCATAGCAAAAAGCAGATGATCAATGACATAGAGAGCAGCCGCCATCTCTGATCTCTCTACAAGTGCGTAGCTGACAAATATGAGAATTAAGCCTATGTACTCAATCGTCAGTGCATTTCTCTCCCCTATACGCCCGATAAATCGACCGATTGCTGGGGCAAACAGCAAGTTGACTACATAGTTAATCAGGAATAAAGCGGTAATTTCAGAGACGCTGTATCCGAACTTTTCCACCATCATAAATCCGGCAAAAACCATGAATATTTGCCGTCTAGCGCCAGAGAAAAAGGTCAAAAGATAGTAGAGCCAGTAACGTTTTCTTAAGATCACCTTTTTATGCTGAACCTCTCCCACTTCAAACTTGGGGAAGTAGAGGGTAATCGTGATCACCATTAACAGTCCTAAGCACCCGATGATGGCATACATCCAGATATAGTCGAGTTTTAACCAGGTCATAATTAACCAGATGCTGGCATAACCTGATAGAGCTGCGGCCGAACGCCAAGCCAGTGCTTTACCTAAGAAGGCGGCTGTCTCTTTTTTCTCTACCCATTGTAAGGTCAAGGATTGATTGATGGTTTCGAAATAGTGGAACCCGATAGACATGAGTACAGTGGTTAAGTAGAGACCAAGGACATCGGGGTATAGACCTGTGATAGCCACCCCAACACACAGTATTGCCAGTGATAACAGGGCAAAGGATTGTTCTCTAATTAAGATGAGAATAAAGATGGCGGTAAATGCCAGAAAGCCTGGTACTTCACGCAGACTTTGCAACATGCCAATTTCGGCACCACTGAATTGAGCCCTTTCGATAACAAAGTTATTGAGCAATACCTGCCATACCGAGAATACCAACGACATGATAAAGGTCATCCAGAGAAGCAGTTTTTGTGGGCTTTTACTCATTGTTATCCATTTTATGAAAGTGGCGGCTAATTTAGCGATTGTATCACTAGTTTATCTGGATTTTCTTCATGCAATACACCTGTAACTCGTTTGTAATTTTCTTATAAAGATAAATGTAAATTTTAATGAAAACGATTCGCATTTAATGTAATTTGTTTCGCAAATTCAGGGGGAGCTGTTAATTCAGTACGGAAAAAATTTAATGAAGACCAAACTCAGTTTATTGGCTATATGTGTTGCAGGCT
This window encodes:
- a CDS encoding DUF3010 family protein, whose amino-acid sequence is MLIAGMFLKANEVRIVTLAGSRVSHQLVAPKVNKFTLVKNPSQSEVAQFGEAIVAYCDDHKVELIVLNRRATSGQGAGGAGTFLMEGVILALARINVELVHPATVRATDKRNAEFKDLKPKTVDLGKAYDLAFEFLT
- a CDS encoding PA4780 family RIO1-like protein kinase; translated protein: MKIPKRIQPLVDEGLVDEVLRPLMSGKEADVFVVRSGGDVRCAKIYKEAEKRSFKQAVQYREGRKSRNSRRSRAMEKGSKFGRSEQESAWQNAEVDALYRLAHAGVRVPQPYGCFDGVLLMELITDDEGFVAPRLNDVSLSSEQALEQHKAVMKDVQRMLCAGLIHGDLSEFNVLLDSSGPVIIDLPQAVDAAANNNAKRMLERDVNNMTQYYGQFAPELLGSKYAKEMWALFESGKLTPDVELTGKFKESTKAADVDSVLAEIEAAFDEEQERKERIREAAEG
- a CDS encoding peroxiredoxin family protein — its product is MKVFLKLILVLIFTSPLSAIASDLKVGDMAPNFKLQSTNGHFYQLSDYLGKQTLVLAWYPMANTHGCTLECRSLVQKGHLIREYNAVYMMASVDDLEDNQDFAEKQKADFPMLSDPTKETAKAYDVLNFVRVASRVTFYIGKDGKILKIDEDINAETAAEDIAATLKELGIEKSS
- a CDS encoding S41 family peptidase, whose protein sequence is MNFSFKDVVNVFGICLLLSILQLSRFLVIDNTTKMSLNPQQMQQDLDTLVAEVSQHSTFSALDPLLLQSIENRVDSLRYLYSLGIDSSRFHAEIAKLLAQLNDPGIKLSSSTYSTGQLPFSLKPMGQLWLALDDSETPLDLEHPFISHIDGVALTYWLKTARKFISSSQQEDLALTLTWLSRLDLLRAEMGLPLGDTVSLTVTNDEESKKELTLTVHSQTKPPYKELVIESQDKDTNPIKITDLDKLSTNRKLFSQLETAFENPLTVVDLRQAKGYSDKLLSLLTNEFSPSLPESANPVFTLARYRRASNFKSDYLRADYLHPFNELNFFEQVQLSEIKVKLETQDSDNFSQLYARKSRPQAREAQRSNRLALIIGPQCRQECEWIAYLTKAWPRVTLIGEKTSGDLGKHYRFTLPNSKLNIALTSSLHYNLQGALISGVGTEPDITFTDSEPLHWQSLVTQLNNQASPENTQQTPKSFVTAISN
- a CDS encoding phospholipase A — its product is MKSQSTIHLSLSLLALLPTFFISSSVYAHDLKNHETHHEEKTVATAKEDNTKTIEREHNNSLVDERVHDELATSELPFVMTPHNVNYILPATYNTSPNMAPFEEEAKEHPFDLDNMEAKFQISFKFPLMYNVFGDNGHLFVAYTNQSYWQVYNKDISSPFRETNHEPEIFMMFNNDWQVGPLRNSFWGVGAVHKSNGKSGSFSRSWNRIYGTMVFDSGPFALGAKVWWRIPEDEKETPTSPEGDDNPDITDYMGNFELTGIYGIDEHRFTMMIRNNFSNPNYGAIEATWSYPIIGQLRIYTQYFNGYGESLIDYNSHTQRIGIGVSINDIL
- the cobA gene encoding uroporphyrinogen-III C-methyltransferase, producing MDVVTLPGQRAGGKVWLVGAGPGDVELLTLKAYRILKSADVVLFDALVSDEIMSLVPQDAEKIAVGKRAGKHSAAQDEINQLLVTKGFTRKNVVRLKGGDPFIFGRGGEELQSLVEAGLEFEVVPGITAASGTSAYAGIPLTHRDYAQGVSFITGHCQLESRPMDWKGYANPNNTLVIYMGILNAGLIKSGLMEAGRNANTPVAIVSKATTAQQKRFIGTLGELDLLASDPELKMPALMIIGEVVELADTLNWFEPKTESEPLAIGVELKDRR
- a CDS encoding TIGR03899 family protein, whose product is MAELVKVTETKSAQSDVSARKKALLLGRQLGLSSEDDYRPGSASIAERGEHRQRKQLSQYQTNLETIYAIALTHAPSDVTGVDLDPDWAHQFFQLAEQIHNRKMQELWGRILANEITNPGNFSLRTLSTLKQLTHKEAQILEKALGMAIKVNGEARLKLIYGYRYTGGFGQIFRKSAPINIGLSNFGLPYSNILTLVDAGVLHRGEFETGLLNSKNPINFTLLSETMKLTPKSGHLLFNYYRLTPIGDELTQLIQPKPDPEYAKTVRTLFAKDFKIE
- a CDS encoding MFS transporter, encoding MSKSPQKLLLWMTFIMSLVFSVWQVLLNNFVIERAQFSGAEIGMLQSLREVPGFLAFTAIFILILIREQSFALLSLAILCVGVAITGLYPDVLGLYLTTVLMSIGFHYFETINQSLTLQWVEKKETAAFLGKALAWRSAAALSGYASIWLIMTWLKLDYIWMYAIIGCLGLLMVITITLYFPKFEVGEVQHKKVILRKRYWLYYLLTFFSGARRQIFMVFAGFMMVEKFGYSVSEITALFLINYVVNLLFAPAIGRFIGRIGERNALTIEYIGLILIFVSYALVERSEMAAALYVIDHLLFAMAIAIKTYFQKIADNKDIAATMSVSFTINHIAAVVIPAALGLLWLHSPQAVFYIGAGFALCSLILARNIPEIPAQGNEVNWGLIPISIKSDRL